The window GCAAGCCAATGGCGAACTTCTGCTGTGGCGCAGGCAGTTCGCCGCCCTGCAGCAACTCGGCCTGCAGGCTGCGCGGTGGTTCGGCGGCAAGCAGGCTGAGGGCGTTGATCAGGTCGTCGCGCCGCGCTTCCAGACTAGGCAGGCGTGACTCGATAGAGGCGACCTGGGCACTGGCCTGAGCCACGTCCAGGCGCGTGGCGACACCTTCGGCCTGGCGGTTTTCGGACAATTTCAGGCTGTGCTGGGCGACCTTGAGGTTGTCGCGGGTCACATCGATGGTGTGCTGCACAGCGCGCAACTGGATATAGTTGCCGGCGGTTTCCGAAAGCAATGCCAACAGCACGCCGCGGCGGTCGTTCTCGGCCACTTCGACCGTGGCATCGGCTGCCTCGACCTGGCGCCGCACACGGCCCCACAGGTCCAGCTCCCAGCCGGCCACAAGGTCACCCTGCCAGAGGTTGAAGGCTTCCTTGCCCGCCTTGCCGGACGGGTCACTCAGGCCTTCGGCACTATTGCGCGAGCGGCTGTAGCCGGCGTTCACGTCCACTGACGGTACTTCGTCGGCAGCCACGGTGCTGCGCAGGGCGCGGCTTTGCAGCAGGCGGGCGCTGGCCATCTGCAGGTCGAGGTTGCGCTCGGCAACGCGTTGGATCAAAGCACTCAGGCGGGCGTCGTGGAAGCTCTCCCACCAGCGCAGTTCCAGCGGTTCGGCCTGGGGCTGGCTGGCCGCCGCCTCGCCTTGCAGCGGCGCCCACTGTTGCGGGGCCTGGCTGTCAGGGCGCTGGAAGTCAGGGCCCAAGGTGCAGCCGGCCATCAATACGGCCAGCAGCAACGGGCTCAAGCGTAACGCCGCTTTCATCGTGCACTTACCTCTTTGCCGTCCAGCTTGTCACCACGGGTGTCGATGGTCGCTTCCACCGACATGCCCACGCGCAGGCGGGCAAGCAGCGGCTGGCCGTCATCGAAAACGATCTTCACCGGGATGCGCTGCACCACCTTGGTGAAGTTGCCGGTAGCGTTGTCCGGCTTGACCGCGGCGAAGGTCACGCCGGTGGCCGGGGCGATGCTTTCCACATGGCCTTGCAGCTTCTCACCGGCAAAGGTGTCGACGCTGATGCTCACGGCCTGGCCAGGCTGTACGTGGGTCAGCTGGGTTTCCTGGAAGTTTCCGACCACGTAGGCCTGCTGCAACGGCACCACCGACAGCAGGCGGGCGCCCGGGTTGACGTAGGCACCGACACGCAAGGCACGCTCGCCGACCATGCCGTCCACCGGTGCGGTGATGCGGGTGTAGGACAGATCGAGCTGGGCCTTTTCCAGCCCTGCCTCGGCCCGCTTCAGCTGGCCGTCGGCACTGGCCACCTGGGCGGTAAGGATATCCACCTGCTTGCGCGCCGCGACCAGTGCCGCCTGGGCATTGGCCAGGCGTGCGCGGGCCTGGTCGACCCCACTGCGTGCCTGCTGGGCGTTCTGCACGGTGCCGGCACCTTGCTCGGCCAGGCGGCTGTAGCGGTTGACCTCATGGTCGGCGAACGCAGCTTCGGCCTGGGCCGCTTTCACTGCAGCCTCAGCCTGGGCAATCAGCGACGCCTGGCGCTCGAGCGTGGCACGGGCATCGGCGCTTTGCGCCTGGGCCACCAGCAACTGCGCCTGCGCGGCATCCAGCGCGGCCTGGTAGTCACGGGCATCGATGGTAGCCAGCAACTGGCCAGCCTTGACCTGCTGGTTGTCCTCCACCAGCACTTCCTTGATGAAACCGGCGATCTTGGGCGCGACCACGGTGTAGTCGGCGACAACATACGCGTCATTGGTGCTCTGGCGGTGGTCGCTGCCGAACATCCACGGGCCGACGATGGCAGCCAGGACGGCCACGGCAAGCACCGAGCCGATGAACAGGGTTTTGCGGTTGTTGGTCATTTAAGTGGTTCTCGAATTCATCCAGGGTTCAGGCCACCGCGCGCGGCGGATAGACCCGGGTAGGCACGAAAGGAATCAGGCAGATCAGGGCCACGGCAATGCAGGCCATGACCAGGTAGAGGTCGGCCGAGGTCAGCACCAGCGCCTGGTCGTGGATGCGCCTGGCCAGGCCGGCTGCGTTACCGTCGACCAGCGGGGCGTTGCCCAGGCTGTCCACCAGGTGGTTGGAATGGAAGTGCCGGCGCAGGGTGCCAAGGGCGTCCAGCAGGCCACCGGCGATCACCGCGGCCAGGCCCTTGACGGTGTTGAACCAGCTGGAGGCGAACGGGCCTTCCTGCGGGGTCATGCCGTTGGTGGACAGCATCAGCAGCGGCAGCACTGCCATTGGCTGGCCGAACACCTGCAGCAGGTAGAACGGGTAGAAATCGCCACGGATCCACTCGCTGGTCAGCAGGCTGCTGCCGGCACAGGACACAGCCAGCATCGCCAGGCCTATCCCCAGCACCCAGCGGCAGTCCACTGCGCGGATATTGCACAGCGCCGCCGTCAACGGCAGGGCCACCAGCTGCGGCATGGCCACCAGCATCATCAGCGGGCTGGTCTGCGCCGGGCGGTAGCCCTGAATCTGCGCCAGATAGGCCGACGGAATGCTGCCCACGCCCGAGAGCACGATCAGCACACCGGCCAGGGTCACCAGAGCGAAACTCAGGTTGCGCCGCGACAGCATGCGCAACTGGAAGAATGGCAACGGCTCGGACCATTCGTTGTACATGAACAGCACCAGCAACAGCAGGCCACCGCCGAGCAGCCAGCAGATCAGCGGGGAATCGAACCAGCCCCAGCGGTCACCCAGCGACAGGCCCAGTACGATGCAGCTGATGGCGGGCAGGCCGAGCAGCACGCCGCGCCAGTCGAACTGCTTGAAGCGCTCCAGGCGCAGCGGGTCCTGCGGCAGGCCCCAACCGACGCAGAACATGGCCAGCGCCGAGGGCAGGATGATCTGCCAGAACGCCCACTGCCAACCGACGTATTCGGTCCACAGCCCTGCCAGCGGTGTGCCGAGGTTGGGGCCGAAGGTGGCGGTGAGGGCATAGCAGGCCAGGCCATAGACCTTGATGCCCGGAGGCAGGAAGCGCAGGGCCACGCTCATCAACATCGGCGGCAAGGCGCCAGAGGCGAAGCCCTGGAGCACACGCAGCAGCATCAGGCTGTGCAGGTTGGGGGCGAACGGTTGCAGCAGGCCGAGCACGGCGAACAGGCCGATGGCGCTCATGGTGAAGCGCCGCAGCGAGAACGTGGTGGCCAGCCATGGCGCGAAGGCCATGGCCGAAACCGAGGCGGCGCTGTAGGCCGCCAGCAGCCAGGCGCCTTCGTCGGCACCGATGCCCATGGCCCCACGGATATCGGCCAGGGAGATTTTGGTTACCGACTCGTTGAGGCCCGCGCACAACACGGCCAGCAGCACACCGAACAGCCCGACCACTACCTGCAGGCCGAACGCAGTCTGCGCAGGCGCGGCCGGCGCGGGGGCGGCGGCAATCGCGGCAGACGGGGCGGACAGGGAACTCATGGGCAGACATCTCCAGCAACAAATTTGCGACTGGAGCAAGTCTAAGAAGGTCGAATGCTGACGAAAACTGACTTATCGGTAGGTTTATGTTGCGCTGGACGCAATCCGCCTTTTGCAGGTCTGGCCCTATCGCCGGCAAGCCAGCTCCCACAGGTACTGCGTAGTTTTCGAGATATGCAACGATCCTGTGGGAGCTGGCTTGCCGGCGATGAGGCCCTCATAGGCAATCAAGGGTCAACGCTGCAACAGGCCTTCAGGGTCTGCCGCAACCACCGATGTGCCGGGTCATTGTGAAACCGTGGGTGCCATGCCTGCAGCACGGTCACTCGCTCCAGCGGCACCGGGATCTCGAACGAGCGCAGCGGCAGCCCGAGCTTGTGCACGCTGTTGAGGATGTTGGCCGGCATCGGCAGGATCAGGTCGGAATCCGGCAGCGAGAAAAGCGCCGAGTGAAAACTCGGGGTAATCAGCGCCACCCGCCGCTGCACCTTGAAGTTGGCCAGCTCCACATCGATCGGCCCATTGGCCCGTCCACGGCGGGACACGCTGATCTGTGGATAACTGGCAAAACTGTGCGCCGTGATCGGCTGCTCGAAGATCGGGTGGTCGCGCCGCGCCAGGCCCACATAGTAGGTCTGGAACAGGCTCTGTACCTTGATCTCCGGCCCCAGGTCCACGGTCGAGCTGATGATCAGGTCGGTACGCCCGTCGCGCAGCACGCTGTCGTCATCGCCGCCGGGGCTTTCCGGCACGAAGCGCAGCACCGTGCGCGGTGCCTGCTCGTGCATGCGCCGCAGCAACTGGGCACCGTACAGGGCGATGAACAGGTCGTTGGTGCGGATGTTGAAGGCCCGGTCAAGCTTGGGCAGGTCGACCTCGTCGCCACTGCGGAACACCTCGCCGGCCTGCTCCACCAACGCCGCCACCTGCTCGCGCAGGGCCAGCGCCCGCGGCGTCGGCACCAGGCCACGGCCGGCGCGCACCAGGATCGGGTCACCCAATGCATCGCGGATACGCCCCAGGGTCCGGCTCATCGCCGCCGGGCTGAGGTTCATGCGCTGCGCCGCGCCGACCACGCTGCCTTCGTCGAGCAGGGCATCGAGGGCGACGAGCAGGTTCATGTCCGGGAGTTGCATGGCCGTTTTCCGTTACAGCTGTGGGAGATGGCGATGGTAGCAGGTTGCTGGATTGCACCAGACGCAATGCGCTCGTGCGTGGTGGGGCATTTATTTTGGACGGTGATTGGGTCATAAGATTTGCAGTGCCTGTACTGGCCCTATCGCCGGCAAGCCAGCTCCCACGGGGTCAACACAGCCCTTGGGCAATGCGGAGTACCTGTGGGAGCCGGCTTGCCGGCGATAGGGCCGGTACAGGCAAATGATTAGCCAGCCTGAAACAAGGATTCCGCATGCCCAGCCCCGTCCTGATCGCCATCGACGCCTCCCCTGCATCCACTGCCCTGCTCACCCTCGCCCGCCACTACTGCCGCCCCGGCGAACACGAACTGCATGTGCTGCTGGCCATCGACTCTACCTTCGCCGTCCACGACCAACCCGCGCCTTACACCACAGAAGAACTGGAAGAATACCCCGCCGCCTGCAAAGAGCAGCACCAGGCCGACCAGGCCGTGGCCGAGGCGGTGCGCGAGTTGCAGCAAGCCGGCTTCGCCAGCCAGGGCTGCATGGTGGCCGGGCATCCGGTCGAGGCGATCGTGGCCAAGGCGCAGGAACTGAATTGTGAACTGATCATCATGGGCCACCGCCACCTGTCGCGGTTGGGGCGGATGCTGGACCCGTCGATCAGCACGAAGGTGATTGATCGGGTGAAGGTGCCAGTATTGGTAGGGGCAGCGAGCTAACTGCACCGCTCCCACAGGATTTGCGCCAGCCCCAAGAGCGGCGCATCACTTGTGGGAGCGGGCAAGCCCGCGAAGAGGCCAGTAGCTGCACCACCTCACCCCGGATCATCCCTCGCTCGGCTTCACCACCACCGTACAAGTCGTCCCCGCCGCCAGCAAAAACCCGTCCGGCACTTCATCGATATGAATGCGCACCGGCACCCGCTGCGCCAGCCGAACCCAGTTGAAGGTCGGGTTCACATCGGCGATCAACTCGCGGCTTTGTGGGTTGTCGCGGTCGTAGATGCCGCGGGCGATGCTCTCCACATGGCCCTTGATGCGCTCGCCGCTCATCATCTGCAGCTCGGCCTGGTCACCCACCTTCACATGCGGCAGCTTGGTCTCCTCGAAGAACCCGTATACCCAGAACGAATTCTCGTCGACCACCGCCATCACCGCTTCACCGGTACGCGCATAGTCACCCTTGTGGATATTCAGGTTGGTCACGTAGCCGTCCACCGTGGCCACGATATGGGTGCGCTTGAGGTTCAGTTCGGCGGCAGCCAGCTCGGCAAGGGCCTGCTGGTAGTCCGCCTGGGCGGAGTTGGCGATGTTGCTGGCGTCGTCGCGGTTTTCCTTGGAGATCACCAGGTTGTCCATGTCGGCACGGCGCTTGGCGTTGACCTTGCGCATCTCCCAGGTGGCCTTGCGCGACGCAACCTGCGCCTTTGCCTGGTCGACCGCCAGCTGGTAGTGCTCAGGGTCGATCTGGATCAGCAGGTCGCCCTTCTTCACCCGCTGGTTGTCCTTGACCGGCACATCCACCACATAACCAGGCACGTCGGCAGCGACGTTGATGATGTCGGCACGCACACGGCCGTCGCGAGTCCAAGGCGTGGTCATGTAATGCAGCCACAACTGGCGACCGATCACCACGGCAGCGGCAAGCACCAACAGGGTGGCGATCAGGCTGAAGAACTTTTTCATCGAAGGATTCTCACCAGTAGAGCGACAGCGCCAGGGCGCCGAACAGGCAGACGAACAGGCTCAGGCGCAGCAGCGCCGGGTGCCAGAAGAAGCGGTAGCCATCATGGCTGGCGATGTACCGGTCCAGGCCCCAGGCCAGGCCCAGGGCGAACAGGAACATCAAGGTCATGGTGGGCATGTACACGCCATGGAAGGCGATTTCACGGGGCATGGTTTCAGGGAGCATCGTGCAGTCCTTTCGCCGGTGCCAACGGCGACTGTGGGTCGAGCAGGGAAGATCGGATGAAGTGCAGGTAGCTTTGCGCGCGGCGCAGCACCGAAGTGTCGAAGTGGCGGGCGAAGGGCTCGTCGGTGGCCTGCACGCGGGCGATGGCGTGGTCCACTGCCACCAGCGCGCGTTCGTGGTTGCTGGCGCTGGGCTGCAGGAACAACCGGGCCAGGGCACGGCCCATCACGCGGATCGCCTGGCGCCAGGGCTGCGACTCGGCGTAGGCCGGATGCACCGGCGCGCGGGCCTGCTCCTTGCGCAGCTCGATGATGGCATGGCCGATTTCCAGCACGGTGAACATCCAGCCCATCAACTGGCTCTGTACCTGTGGCTTGCCGGCTGCCAGGCCATAGGCCTGGTGCAGCAGGTCACGGGTGCGGCTTTCGAAGGCTGAACCCAGGCCGCGCAGGCGCCCGCTGATGGCGAACAGCACCTGCTCGCGCAGTTCCTGCTCCAGGCGGCTCCACAGCCAGCGGCTGTTGGGCGGCAGGATGATCGCCCCGGCAGCGGCACAGACGAACATGCCGATGACCATGCCGATGTAGTCGTTGATGAAGGTGTACGGGTCATACACGGTGAGGTTGTTCGGCACCGAGCCGATGGCGAAGAACACCAGCAGGCCGATGCCGTAGCCGGCATACGCCGGCCGAGACGAAAGGAACGCGCCCAGCACGAACACCGGCGCCAGGACCATGCAAAGCAGTGGGAAACCGTCGATCCAGGGGAACACGAAGAAGGTTTCGAAGAAGCCGACGACGGCACCAATCGCCGTGCCGCAGGCCATCTGGAACGACATGCGCTTGGGGTTCGGCGAGGCCGCCGACAGGCCCACGGTGACGGTGGCGATCAGGGTCATCATGGCGCCGCTGGGCCAGTCGCTGAGCAGCCAATAGCTGCCCAGCAACAACAGCACCGCCGAGGCGCGCACACCGGCGGCCAACGATACCAGCCAGCTGGTCTGCGCCACGTAGGGCTCATCCCACTGCTCGCGTTCGTGCCGGTGCGCGGCTAGCGAGGCATGGGTTTCGGCATAACTGTACATCTCGTCGACGAAGCGGTAGAGCAGCTCGAAGGCAGTGTGGAAGTCGAGCAGGTCGGACTCGCTCGGCTCGGTTGCCAGGTACTCGGCGCGCAAGCCGCGCACCTGTGCCTGCAAGCCTTCCTTGTAGGCGGCCAGCTCCAGGGTCAGGCGCAGCGCATCGGCGTCGGTCAGCGCCCGGCCCACGTAAGGCTGCAACAGCTCCACCAGGGTGTTCAGGCCTGGCTCGATGGCGCCGACGATCTGCAGCGGGCCGCGGGCGCGAAGGCGTTCCAGCAAACGGTGCAGGGCATTGAAGCGCGTGGTGATGGCCATGAACTCGCTATTCATGCGCACCAGGCGACCAGAGCGCCGGCGCATGTGCGGGTCTTCGAAGGCGGTGACGTTGCGCAGGCTCTCGAGGCCCACTGCTTCAGCGACGAAGCGCACGTTGCTGCTCTCGAAGCGGTCCCGCTGGCTTTCGCCGCGCAGGGCCTCGACCACCACCCCCGCGAAAACGCCAAAGCGCTGGTACAGGGCGTTGCGCATGGCGGCACTGGCCGACTGCGGCAGGATCGCGGCGCTGACAAAGGTCGACACCAGAATGCCCAGGGCAATTTCCAGCACCCGCCATACCGCCGCCATGAAAGCCTGGTCGGGGTGCTGCAGCACCGGCAGGCCGATCATCGCCGCTGTATAGCCGGCCAGCACGAAGCCATAGGCGCGGAAAGTGCGGTAGCGCATGGCACCGGCCGAGCACAGGCCTACCCACAGGGCCAGGCTGGGCAGGAACAGCTCGGTGTTCTGCGGGAATATGGCGATCAGCGCCACCATCATCGCCGAGCCGGCCAGGGTGCCGAGCACTCGGTAGAAGCTCTTGGCGAACACATGCCCGCTTTGCGGCTGCATGACGATGAACACGGTGATCATCGCCGTGCGCGGTTGCGGCAACTCCAGGCGCATGGCCAGCCACAGGGTGATGAACGCAGCGGCCAGCACTTTGAAGATGTACACCCAGGTCACCCCGTCGGTGCGCGCCCAGGCAAAGAAACCCCGGCGCCATTCCAGGCTCTGCAGCCAGCGCACGGGCAAACTGGAAGTGCTCATTCGGCGTTATCCGGCTTCTTGTCGAAAATGGCCAGGGTGGCCGGGGTTTTCGGTGCGGCCTGGCGCTCCTCTTTCGGCGCATCCTGACCAGCCTGCAAGCCACCGCCCAGGGCAGTGACCAGCTCGGCATGGGCAATCAGGCGCGCGGCCTGCACCTGCTGCTGCACCTGCTGCTGGCGGAACAGCAAAGTCTGCGCATTGAGCACGTTGAGGTAGTCGGTAAGGCCACGCTGGAAGGCAACCATGGCGATGTCGTAGGTTTTCTGCGCGGCCGCGACCGACTCGGCGGCGAAGTGCGACTGCTCCTTCATCGACTCACGGCGGATCAGCTGGTCGGAGATGTTCTTCAGCGCACCGACCACGGTCTGGTTGTAGCGCGCCACGGCCACGTCATAGCCCGCCGAAGCCACGCCCAGTTGCGAACGCAGGCGGCCACCATCGAAGACCGGCAGGCTGATGGCCGGGCCGACGTTGTAGTTGAACTTGCGCCCGGTGAGGAATTCCAGCGGGCCACCACCGGTTGCCATGAAGCCAAGGCCGCCGACCAGGTCGACGTTGGGGAAGAAGCCGGCGTGGGCAACATCGATGCCACGCGCCTGGGCGGCCACCTGCCAACGGCTGGCGACCACGTCGGGGCGCTGGCCGACCAGTTCGGCCGGCAGGTTCGACGGCAGCTTCAGCGGCGCGGCCAGGGCCAGGCTCGGGCGCTGCAACTGCGCGCCCTCCCCCGGGCCCTTGCCGGCCAGGGCGGCCAGCTGGTTGCGGGCCAGGGCAATTTCTTCGTCCAGGCTGTCGAGCTGGCGGTGGGTTTCCGGCAACGGCGCTTCAGCCTGGCTGACTTCGAAGTGGGTGCCGATGCCGGCATCCAGACGGCGCTTGGCCAGGGCCAGGATCTGCTCCTGCTGTTCCAGCTCGGCCTTGACGATATCGCGCTGGGCGAAGTGCAGGCTCAGCTGAATGTAGGCGCGCACCACGTTGTTCTGCAGCTCCAGCTGCGCCTGGCGGGCTTCGGCCACGCTCATGTGCGCCTGGTCCACGGCCTGCTCGCTGGCATTGCGTTCGCGGCCCCACAGGTCGAGCGCGTAGCTGAAGCCAATCGCGGCGTTGTTGTCCCAGGTGTTGGCGCCGGACAGTGCGCCCGGGCCGTAGAACTGGTCTTCAGGCCAGTTGTGGCGCTTGAGCGCGGCCTGGCCATTGGCCTGGAGCTTTTCCGCCGATTCGACCACACCGGCCATGGCCCTGGCTTCGCGTACCCGCGCCGCAGCCATGGCCAGGCTCGGGCTGCCGGCCACGGCCAGGGCAACCCAGCGGTCCAGCTGTGGGTCGCCATAGGCGCGCCACCATTGTTGATCGGGCCAGTGGGCGTCGGTCGCGGCTTCGCGTATGGCCGCGTCGGTGGTCAGGGTGTTGGCTTGCAGCGTCTTGCTTTGCGGGGCAATGCCCCAGGTTCCGATACAGCCGCTCAAGGTGAGGGCAAGGGCACAGGCACTGAACGCATTGAGCGTTCTGATGATGCGACGCGGCACAGCTGCGATTTCCCGAGGAAGAGGTGAAGAGGCCGGGCAATTCTAGGGGGCGTCAGCACTGGCGATAAGCGTGGATTCCTGCGAATCTTTGTTACCAAAACGGCGATAATCCGCCTTTGGTCGAAGGCAACTTTTCATCTCTTTTACGTTACTTCGTGACACAATTTTGTCCTCTACATCGAGAGTGACCCATGGACACCCTGCAAAACATGCGTGCTTTCAGTTGCGTAGCCCAACTCGGCAGCTTTACCGCTGCCGCCGGGCAACTGGATACGACCACCGCGAACGTGTCGCGGGCGGTCTCCAACCTGGAAGCCCATCTGCAAACAAGGCTGCTCAACCGTACCACCCGCCGCATTGCGCTGACCGAAGCCGGCAAGCGGTACCTGATGCGTTGCGAACAGATTCTTACCTATGTCGAAGAAGCCGAGGCCGAGGCCAGCGACGCCCATGCCCGCCCGGCCGGGATGTTGAAGGTGCACTCGATGACCGGGGTCGGTCAGCACTTCGTGGTCGACGCCATCGCCCGCTACCGCGAATCGCACCCGGACGTGACCTTCGACCTGACCATGGCCAACCGCGTGCCTGACCTGCTCGACGAGGGCTATGACGTGTCCATCGTGCTGGCCACCGAACTGCCCGACTCGGGGTTCGTGTCCCAGCGCCTGGGCATCACCTACAGCATCGTCTGCGCCTCGCCCGCCTACATTGCCCGCCACGGCGTTGCGCACAAGCCTGCCGACCTGCTCAAGCACGCCTGCCTGCGCATGGTCAGCCCGGTGATCCCGTTGGAGAAATGGCTGTTCGACGGGCCGGAAGGCCAGGAGATGGTCAACATCACCAGCTCGCCGTTCATGGTCAATACTGCCGATGCCATGAAGACCGCCATCCGCAGCGGCATGGGCGTGGGCGTGCTGCCGATCTATTCGGCCATCGACGGCCTGCGCGATGGCAGCCTGGTACGGGTGCTGCCCGAGTACCGGCTGCAGGAGCTGAACCTGTACGCCATCTACCCGTCGCGGCAGTACCTGGATGCCAAGATCAAGACCTGGGTGGAGTACCTGCGCAACTCGCTGCCGGAGATTCTCGCGGCGCATGAGGCAGACCTGAAAACCCATCAGGTGATGATCGCCAACTAAAAAGCTGCTGCATTGCGGGGGCGGACAATGGTAGGTTGCTAACCATTGTTTCCAGCGCCAGGCCCCTGGGAGGGCTCCGCCCTCCATTCGCAGCACAAGGCTGCTCCTACAGAAGGCCCAGCGCCTGCCCCTTGTAGGAGCAGCCTTGTGCTGCGAATGACCGCATCGCGGTCAACTGCCCGGCATTCCCCTAGCCTTGCAGAGAAGAAGTTGCCGATGAAAAAGACCGTCCTGGCCTTCAGCCGTATCACCCCGGCCATGGCCGAACGCCTGCAGCAAGACTTCAACGTGATCGTGCCGAACCCCAAGCTCGGCGATATCAACGCCCAGTTCAACGAAGCCCTGCCCGAGGCCCATGGCCTGATCGGCGTTGGCCGCAAGCTCGGCCGGGCGCAACTCGAAGGGGCGGCCAGGCTGGAGGTGGTATCCAGCGTGTCGGTCGGTTACGACAACTACGACCTGGACTACTTCAACGAACGCGGCATCGCCCTGACCAATACCCCCGACGTGCTGACCGAAAGCACCGCCGACCTGGGCTTCTCGCTGATCATGGGCTGCGCCCGCCGCACCGCCGAGCTGGATGCCTGGACCAAGGCCGGCAACTGGCAGGCCACCGTAGGTCCGGCCCATTTCGGCAGCGATGTGCACGGCAAGACCCTGGGTATCGTCGGCATGGGCAACATCGGTGCCGCCATTGCACGTCGCGGCCGGTTCGGTTTCAACATGCCGGTGATCTATTCCGGCAATAGCCGCAAGACCGCGCTGGAACAAGAGCTGGGCGCGCAGTTTCGCAGCCTGGAGCAACTGCTGGCCGAAGCCGACTTCGTCTGCATCGTTGTGCCGTTGTCCGATGCCACCCGCAAGCTGATCGGTGCGCGTGAGTTGCAACTGATGAAGCCAAGCGCATTCCTGATCAACATCGCCCGCGGGCCGGTGGTGGACGAGGCGGCGCTGATAGAGGCGCTTCAGAACGGCACCATTCGCGGTGCGGGCCTGGATGTATACGAGAAAGAGCCGCTGAGCGACTCGCCGCTGTTCAAACTGCCCAATGCCCTGACCTTGCCACACGTTGGCTCGGCCACTGCCGAAACCCGCGAGGCCATGGCCAACCGGGCAATCGACAACCTGCGTGCGGCGCTGCTGGGTGAACGGCCGCGGGACCTCGTGAACCCGCAGGTGTGGAGGAGTTGATCGCTTCCCCACATCTGTTGAAACGGGCCACCTAACTTTTACGGCGCGCTCTGTGTGTGTGTGTACGGAGCGCGCCACGAATAAGATTCAAAGCCATACGCGACAGGAACGTATCTGAAGCTGTTCCGCAACTGATAAAACTGCCAGTTCATCTTCTAGCGAACCGCAGCAACAATAACACCTCAAAAATTGGAGGTGTATGATGGAATCTAATCTTGGCACTATCAGACCAGACATTAGCTTTGTAAGCCCGCAATACGAAATCAGCCTCTTTTCATCCTTGAAGAACCCAGAATGGGTTCTAGAAGGAGAGAAGCTAGGGACACTGCTGGGAAAGGACGGAGGAGCTGCCACTTACACCGCCCCAGATAGTATTGCAAAGGGAGATAGCTCCGATATCATTTCGTTTTTCAAAAAGGACATTGTGACGGCTTTCGAAGATGGAAAATATTACAATGCGACCATACTAATATCCAACCTCCCTCGACCGGTCAGTTACAAGCTTGAGCTAAAGACCGACAACGACCAGAAACGGCTGGAATTTCTCGTAAACATCTTCGATAGCGGATGGACGAAAGTCCCAGAAGAACATACAGCTTGGTATACACTGGCCGGTAATGGCCGAATGAAGCAGAACGGCGATTACTATAGTTCCGGCGACCAGCCTACACCTACAGCCATTCTTGCATTCGACAAACGCCACGATAAAATTCCGGGGTTTGCAGTAATCATCCTTGACGCTGACTAGATATTCCCGCGGCAGAGCTGCTTATGGCTCGAGGCCCCGGAGTCAAGAACAATCTCTTTTGAGAACTTCCT of the Pseudomonas asiatica genome contains:
- a CDS encoding FUSC family protein, which codes for MSTSSLPVRWLQSLEWRRGFFAWARTDGVTWVYIFKVLAAAFITLWLAMRLELPQPRTAMITVFIVMQPQSGHVFAKSFYRVLGTLAGSAMMVALIAIFPQNTELFLPSLALWVGLCSAGAMRYRTFRAYGFVLAGYTAAMIGLPVLQHPDQAFMAAVWRVLEIALGILVSTFVSAAILPQSASAAMRNALYQRFGVFAGVVVEALRGESQRDRFESSNVRFVAEAVGLESLRNVTAFEDPHMRRRSGRLVRMNSEFMAITTRFNALHRLLERLRARGPLQIVGAIEPGLNTLVELLQPYVGRALTDADALRLTLELAAYKEGLQAQVRGLRAEYLATEPSESDLLDFHTAFELLYRFVDEMYSYAETHASLAAHRHEREQWDEPYVAQTSWLVSLAAGVRASAVLLLLGSYWLLSDWPSGAMMTLIATVTVGLSAASPNPKRMSFQMACGTAIGAVVGFFETFFVFPWIDGFPLLCMVLAPVFVLGAFLSSRPAYAGYGIGLLVFFAIGSVPNNLTVYDPYTFINDYIGMVIGMFVCAAAGAIILPPNSRWLWSRLEQELREQVLFAISGRLRGLGSAFESRTRDLLHQAYGLAAGKPQVQSQLMGWMFTVLEIGHAIIELRKEQARAPVHPAYAESQPWRQAIRVMGRALARLFLQPSASNHERALVAVDHAIARVQATDEPFARHFDTSVLRRAQSYLHFIRSSLLDPQSPLAPAKGLHDAP
- a CDS encoding 2-hydroxyacid dehydrogenase; its protein translation is MKKTVLAFSRITPAMAERLQQDFNVIVPNPKLGDINAQFNEALPEAHGLIGVGRKLGRAQLEGAARLEVVSSVSVGYDNYDLDYFNERGIALTNTPDVLTESTADLGFSLIMGCARRTAELDAWTKAGNWQATVGPAHFGSDVHGKTLGIVGMGNIGAAIARRGRFGFNMPVIYSGNSRKTALEQELGAQFRSLEQLLAEADFVCIVVPLSDATRKLIGARELQLMKPSAFLINIARGPVVDEAALIEALQNGTIRGAGLDVYEKEPLSDSPLFKLPNALTLPHVGSATAETREAMANRAIDNLRAALLGERPRDLVNPQVWRS
- a CDS encoding efflux transporter outer membrane subunit gives rise to the protein MPRRIIRTLNAFSACALALTLSGCIGTWGIAPQSKTLQANTLTTDAAIREAATDAHWPDQQWWRAYGDPQLDRWVALAVAGSPSLAMAAARVREARAMAGVVESAEKLQANGQAALKRHNWPEDQFYGPGALSGANTWDNNAAIGFSYALDLWGRERNASEQAVDQAHMSVAEARQAQLELQNNVVRAYIQLSLHFAQRDIVKAELEQQEQILALAKRRLDAGIGTHFEVSQAEAPLPETHRQLDSLDEEIALARNQLAALAGKGPGEGAQLQRPSLALAAPLKLPSNLPAELVGQRPDVVASRWQVAAQARGIDVAHAGFFPNVDLVGGLGFMATGGGPLEFLTGRKFNYNVGPAISLPVFDGGRLRSQLGVASAGYDVAVARYNQTVVGALKNISDQLIRRESMKEQSHFAAESVAAAQKTYDIAMVAFQRGLTDYLNVLNAQTLLFRQQQVQQQVQAARLIAHAELVTALGGGLQAGQDAPKEERQAAPKTPATLAIFDKKPDNAE
- a CDS encoding LysR family transcriptional regulator codes for the protein MDTLQNMRAFSCVAQLGSFTAAAGQLDTTTANVSRAVSNLEAHLQTRLLNRTTRRIALTEAGKRYLMRCEQILTYVEEAEAEASDAHARPAGMLKVHSMTGVGQHFVVDAIARYRESHPDVTFDLTMANRVPDLLDEGYDVSIVLATELPDSGFVSQRLGITYSIVCASPAYIARHGVAHKPADLLKHACLRMVSPVIPLEKWLFDGPEGQEMVNITSSPFMVNTADAMKTAIRSGMGVGVLPIYSAIDGLRDGSLVRVLPEYRLQELNLYAIYPSRQYLDAKIKTWVEYLRNSLPEILAAHEADLKTHQVMIAN